In Streptomyces chartreusis, the following proteins share a genomic window:
- a CDS encoding SLC13 family permease produces MSPELISILVLAVVFVIATTRSINMGALAFAAAFAVGTLVADLDADGIFAGFPGDLFVVLVGVTYLFAIARSNGTTDWLVHASVRLVRGRVALIPWVMFALTGALTAIGAVSPAAVAIVAPIALSFAARYGISPLLMGAMVVHGAQGGGFSPISIYGSIVNGIVEREKLPGNEVTLFLASLIVNLVIAAVVFVACGGLRLWRQGSVTEADEGALKGRGELRDQPQPTGTGTTTDPGTHPSPTTTATVTREANPAPTTALPLTPPRIATLLSLVALVVAVLVLDLDAGLTAITLAVVLSAIWPDDSRKAVGEIAWPTVLLICGVLTYVGVLDEMGTITWAGEGVGGIGVPLLAAVLLCYIGAIVSAFASSVGIMGALIPLAVPFLAQGEIGAVGMVAALAVSATVVDVSPFSTNGALVLAAAPDVDRERFFRQLMVYGGIVVAVVPAVVWLLMVVPGWG; encoded by the coding sequence ATGTCCCCCGAACTCATCTCGATCCTCGTCCTCGCCGTGGTGTTCGTCATCGCGACGACCCGCTCGATCAACATGGGCGCGCTGGCCTTCGCCGCCGCCTTCGCGGTCGGCACGCTGGTCGCCGACCTCGACGCGGACGGCATCTTCGCCGGCTTCCCCGGCGACCTGTTCGTCGTCCTCGTCGGCGTCACGTACCTCTTCGCCATCGCCCGCTCCAACGGCACCACCGACTGGCTGGTGCACGCCTCCGTCCGGCTGGTGCGCGGCCGGGTGGCGCTCATCCCCTGGGTGATGTTCGCCCTCACCGGCGCGCTGACCGCAATCGGAGCCGTGAGCCCAGCCGCCGTGGCGATCGTCGCGCCGATCGCGCTGAGCTTCGCCGCGCGTTACGGGATCAGCCCGCTGCTGATGGGCGCGATGGTCGTGCACGGCGCGCAGGGCGGCGGCTTCTCGCCGATCAGCATCTACGGCTCGATCGTCAACGGCATCGTCGAGCGGGAGAAGCTGCCCGGCAACGAGGTCACGCTGTTCCTGGCCTCCCTGATCGTCAACCTCGTCATCGCGGCGGTGGTGTTCGTCGCGTGCGGAGGCCTCCGGCTGTGGCGGCAGGGCTCGGTGACGGAGGCCGACGAAGGCGCCCTGAAGGGGCGCGGGGAACTGCGCGACCAGCCACAGCCGACCGGCACAGGGACCACGACAGATCCCGGCACCCACCCCTCCCCCACCACCACCGCGACCGTCACCCGCGAAGCGAACCCCGCCCCCACCACCGCACTCCCCCTCACCCCACCCCGCATCGCGACCCTCCTCTCCCTGGTCGCCCTCGTCGTCGCAGTCCTCGTCCTCGACCTGGACGCGGGCCTGACCGCGATCACCCTCGCCGTCGTCCTCAGCGCGATCTGGCCGGACGACAGCCGCAAGGCGGTCGGCGAGATCGCCTGGCCCACGGTGCTGCTGATCTGCGGTGTGCTGACGTACGTCGGCGTGCTCGACGAGATGGGCACCATCACCTGGGCCGGCGAGGGCGTCGGCGGCATCGGCGTACCGCTGCTGGCCGCCGTACTGCTCTGCTACATCGGCGCGATCGTCTCGGCGTTCGCCTCGTCCGTGGGCATCATGGGCGCGCTCATCCCGCTCGCCGTGCCGTTCCTGGCGCAGGGCGAGATCGGCGCGGTCGGCATGGTGGCGGCACTCGCGGTGTCTGCGACGGTGGTCGACGTGAGCCCCTTCTCGACGAACGGCGCGCTGGTGCTGG
- a CDS encoding FadR/GntR family transcriptional regulator — MTDALRPMTKQRLYEQVLDRLRAYVAEGGLGAGDRLPTERDLAQRLGVSRASVKQAIVVLEVQGLVEVRHGGGMYLVRDSLDVEPVERMVERRRRLPDVLEAREALETKLAELAAERRTEEDLAAMRSALAHMAKEIEDDGHGVEGDRLFHAAVTAAAHSSILAEFMRSIAGQIAESRTESLRQPHRPARSLAQHQAILDAVAAGQPGRAAAAMRRHVRTVAKVRLLDWEPDEEN; from the coding sequence GTGACCGACGCCCTGCGCCCCATGACCAAACAGCGCCTCTACGAGCAGGTGCTCGACCGGCTGCGCGCCTACGTCGCCGAAGGCGGTCTCGGCGCCGGGGACCGCCTGCCGACCGAACGCGATCTGGCCCAGCGACTGGGGGTCAGCCGGGCCTCCGTGAAGCAGGCGATCGTCGTCCTGGAGGTGCAGGGCCTGGTCGAGGTGCGGCACGGGGGCGGTATGTACCTCGTCCGCGACAGCCTCGACGTGGAGCCCGTGGAGCGGATGGTCGAGCGCCGCCGGCGCCTGCCGGACGTCCTGGAGGCCCGCGAGGCGCTGGAGACGAAACTCGCCGAACTGGCCGCCGAGCGCCGCACGGAGGAGGACCTCGCGGCGATGCGGTCGGCGCTCGCGCACATGGCGAAGGAGATCGAGGACGACGGCCACGGGGTCGAGGGCGACCGCCTGTTCCACGCCGCCGTCACCGCCGCCGCGCACAGCAGCATCCTCGCCGAGTTCATGCGCTCCATCGCCGGCCAGATCGCCGAGAGCCGCACCGAGTCGCTGCGCCAGCCGCACCGGCCCGCCCGCTCCCTCGCCCAGCACCAGGCCATCCTCGACGCCGTCGCCGCCGGGCAGCCGGGCCGCGCGGCCGCCGCCATGCGCCGCCATGTCCGCACGGTGGCGAAGGTGCGGCTGCTCGACTGGGAGCCGGACGAAGAAAACTGA
- a CDS encoding MerR family transcriptional regulator produces the protein MREDMLTIGAFAKACRLSPKALRLYDELDLLKPGRVDPDTGYRYYAVAQLEQARLVAWLRRLGMPLARIRQVCVLRPADAAREIRAYWARVETETAARRDLAEFLVEELSAVSASVSVSRKDTTMLELRYCAHSDRGLVRPANQDTAYAGSRLLAVADGFGPTGHPASSAAIDALRVLDTPEAPTGNVLNLLDDAVRGATDAVRDAVDGDEEGAGTTLTALLWTGSRLALVHIGDSRAYVLRGGGLFRITDDHTVVQSMIDEGRLTPEEAATHPQRMLLLKALTPTATPDLRLQDAEPGDRYLLCSDGLSRVVPDGQIRDLLTSAPTPDTAVHALTAAANEAGGPDNISCVVADVVDRTTT, from the coding sequence ATGCGCGAGGACATGCTGACGATCGGGGCCTTCGCCAAGGCCTGCCGCCTGTCGCCGAAGGCGCTGCGGCTGTACGACGAGCTGGATCTGCTGAAGCCCGGCCGGGTCGACCCGGACACCGGGTACCGGTACTACGCCGTCGCGCAGCTGGAGCAGGCAAGGCTGGTGGCGTGGCTGCGGCGGCTGGGGATGCCGCTGGCCCGGATCCGTCAGGTGTGCGTGCTGCGACCGGCCGACGCCGCCCGTGAGATCCGCGCGTACTGGGCGCGGGTGGAGACGGAGACGGCGGCGCGGCGCGATCTCGCGGAGTTCCTCGTAGAGGAGTTGTCCGCTGTGTCTGCGTCTGTGTCTGTGTCGAGGAAGGACACCACCATGCTGGAACTGCGTTACTGCGCCCACTCGGACCGGGGCCTGGTCCGCCCCGCCAACCAGGACACCGCCTACGCCGGCTCCCGCCTGCTGGCGGTGGCCGACGGCTTCGGCCCGACGGGCCACCCCGCGAGCAGCGCCGCCATCGACGCCCTCCGCGTCCTGGACACCCCGGAGGCCCCCACGGGCAACGTCCTGAACCTGCTGGACGACGCGGTACGGGGGGCGACGGACGCCGTGCGCGACGCGGTGGACGGCGATGAAGAGGGCGCCGGCACAACCCTGACCGCACTGCTGTGGACGGGCTCGCGGCTGGCCCTGGTCCACATCGGCGACTCCCGCGCCTATGTGCTGCGCGGCGGCGGCCTGTTCCGCATCACGGACGACCACACGGTGGTCCAGTCGATGATCGACGAGGGTCGCCTGACCCCGGAGGAGGCGGCGACCCACCCCCAGCGCATGCTGCTCCTCAAGGCCCTGACCCCGACCGCCACCCCGGACCTGCGCCTCCAGGACGCCGAACCCGGCGACCGCTACCTCCTGTGCTCCGACGGCCTCTCCCGAGTCGTCCCCGACGGTCAAATCCGCGACCTCCTCACCTCCGCCCCAACCCCCGACACGGCCGTCCACGCCCTGACAGCAGCAGCGAACGAGGCCGGCGGCCCGGACAACATCAGCTGCGTGGTGGCAGACGTGGTGGACCGGACGACGACCTGA
- a CDS encoding ATP-grasp domain-containing protein has translation MPRIALVTCRPGAQISVDRDLPVLARALTEAGAEADIVHWDDETADWVRYDLAVIRSTWDYSWRAAEFLAWAERCGKATRLANPAGVVRWNADKRYLGDLAAAGVPVVPTRYLAPGDTADLPARHEYVVKPTSGAGARFAARYTPDEHETAVRQLARMHAEGFTAMVQPYVESIDVSGERALQFFGGRFLHAARKGAVLTPGTPYDERKIAHPGLEPWTPTPAELAVAERALAAVPEAVELLYARVDLVDGEDGQPRVMELELVEPNLFLWLHPGSVARVVEAILAEAATAR, from the coding sequence GTGCCCCGCATCGCCCTCGTCACCTGCCGACCCGGCGCCCAGATCAGCGTCGACCGCGACCTGCCCGTCCTGGCGCGGGCACTCACGGAGGCCGGCGCCGAGGCCGACATCGTGCACTGGGACGACGAGACGGCCGACTGGGTCCGCTACGACCTCGCCGTCATCCGCTCCACCTGGGACTACAGCTGGCGCGCCGCCGAGTTCCTGGCGTGGGCCGAGCGCTGCGGCAAGGCCACTCGGCTCGCGAACCCGGCCGGCGTGGTCCGCTGGAACGCCGACAAGCGCTACCTCGGCGACCTCGCCGCCGCCGGTGTGCCCGTCGTGCCCACCCGCTACCTCGCCCCCGGCGACACCGCCGACCTCCCGGCCCGCCACGAGTACGTCGTCAAGCCCACCTCCGGCGCGGGCGCCCGCTTCGCCGCCCGCTACACACCCGACGAGCACGAGACGGCCGTACGGCAGCTCGCGCGCATGCACGCGGAGGGGTTCACCGCGATGGTGCAGCCCTACGTCGAGAGCATCGACGTCAGTGGCGAACGGGCGCTCCAGTTCTTCGGCGGCCGCTTCCTGCACGCCGCCCGCAAGGGTGCCGTCCTCACCCCGGGCACGCCCTACGACGAGCGCAAGATCGCCCACCCCGGCCTGGAGCCCTGGACCCCCACCCCGGCCGAACTCGCCGTCGCCGAGCGCGCCCTGGCCGCCGTACCCGAGGCCGTCGAGCTGCTGTACGCGCGCGTGGACCTCGTCGACGGGGAGGACGGGCAGCCCCGGGTCATGGAACTGGAGCTGGTGGAGCCGAACCTCTTCCTCTGGCTGCACCCCGGGTCGGTGGCGCGGGTCGTGGAAGCGATCCTGGCGGAGGCCGCCACCGCTCGCTGA
- a CDS encoding FkbM family methyltransferase — MTRTMAARLAPFLPVKLVAATARAVYPRFEPELARIADLCPPGCGTAVDVGGWYGPWTHRLRRRARQVVTVEPVPHLARLLASGTPPNVRVIQAAASDRPGTARLWLPPGDSGDRGVSSLVRRDIHARALHVPCVALDDLGLKDVDFIKVDVDGNELAVLRGATGVLARDRPALFVELESRIQPIAPVVTYLSLLRYDGWVLPGSSWVPLASFPLEAHQAKASYVASQGLLRRVLPFGALRGPRYVNSVLFLPDGRLPAGPVRDHGSHALRKASR; from the coding sequence ATGACCAGGACGATGGCAGCGCGCCTGGCCCCGTTCCTGCCGGTGAAGCTGGTCGCGGCGACCGCCAGGGCCGTCTATCCGCGCTTCGAACCGGAGCTGGCCCGGATCGCCGACCTGTGCCCGCCCGGCTGCGGCACGGCGGTCGACGTCGGCGGCTGGTACGGCCCCTGGACGCACCGGCTGCGCAGACGCGCACGGCAGGTGGTGACGGTCGAACCGGTCCCCCACCTCGCGCGGCTCCTCGCCTCGGGGACCCCGCCGAACGTGCGCGTGATCCAGGCCGCCGCCTCCGACCGCCCCGGCACGGCCCGCCTGTGGCTGCCGCCGGGCGACTCCGGCGACCGCGGTGTGTCGTCGCTGGTCCGCCGGGACATCCACGCCCGCGCCCTGCACGTGCCCTGCGTCGCCCTCGACGACCTCGGCCTCAAGGACGTCGACTTCATCAAGGTCGACGTGGACGGCAACGAGCTGGCGGTGCTGCGCGGCGCGACCGGCGTCCTGGCCCGCGACCGCCCGGCGCTCTTCGTGGAACTGGAGTCCCGCATCCAGCCGATCGCCCCGGTGGTGACGTATCTGTCCCTGCTGCGCTACGACGGCTGGGTGCTGCCCGGCAGCAGTTGGGTGCCGCTGGCGTCGTTCCCGTTGGAGGCGCACCAGGCGAAGGCGTCGTACGTCGCCTCCCAGGGCCTGCTGCGCCGGGTCCTGCCGTTCGGTGCCCTCCGGGGGCCTCGTTACGTCAACTCCGTCCTGTTCCTGCCGGACGGCCGCCTGCCCGCCGGACCGGTGCGCGACCATGGGTCGCATGCCCTCCGGAAAGCCTCCCGCTAG
- a CDS encoding Trm112 family protein, with amino-acid sequence MKPDDPLLRILACPLDKGPLHLVVPDTPAGKDTEEDPAETAEALYNPRLHRRYPIIDGIPQLLPDSGRQVSDDEHEELLKRMAT; translated from the coding sequence GTGAAACCCGACGACCCACTCCTGCGGATCCTGGCCTGCCCGCTCGACAAAGGGCCGCTGCACCTGGTCGTGCCCGACACCCCGGCCGGGAAGGACACCGAGGAGGACCCGGCAGAGACTGCCGAAGCTCTGTACAACCCGCGCCTGCACCGCCGTTACCCGATCATCGACGGCATCCCGCAGCTGCTGCCGGACTCCGGCCGGCAGGTCTCCGACGACGAACACGAGGAACTCCTCAAACGGATGGCCACATGA
- a CDS encoding class I SAM-dependent methyltransferase, with translation MTTTAPPPKDLRDFYENPAVPVASGTPRSRRQARMLAQALGPATAGRARTVLDIGCGDGTAAATAAPFLTGHRIIGLDWSQDALRRARTRIPYAVRGELTDGGLPLRTGAADAVLFSEVIEHLVDPDAALDEIRRVLRPGGHLMLSTPNLAAWYNRALLLAGVQPVFSEVSLRGIHGRPGREVVGHLRLYTARALREFVAASGFEVVRLAGAPFHGVPRALRPFDRLACARPSLASILLLHARRT, from the coding sequence GTGACGACGACCGCCCCACCCCCGAAGGACCTCCGCGACTTCTACGAGAACCCCGCCGTCCCGGTCGCCTCCGGCACCCCCCGCAGCCGCCGCCAGGCCCGCATGCTCGCCCAGGCCCTGGGCCCGGCGACCGCCGGACGGGCGCGCACCGTCCTCGACATCGGCTGCGGCGACGGCACCGCCGCGGCCACCGCCGCCCCCTTCCTCACCGGCCACCGCATCATCGGCCTGGACTGGTCCCAGGACGCCCTGCGGCGGGCCCGCACCCGGATCCCGTACGCCGTGCGCGGTGAACTCACCGACGGCGGGCTGCCGTTGCGGACCGGCGCCGCCGACGCCGTGCTGTTCAGCGAGGTGATCGAGCACCTCGTGGACCCGGACGCCGCCCTGGACGAGATCCGCCGGGTGCTGCGTCCCGGCGGCCATCTGATGCTGTCCACCCCGAACCTGGCCGCCTGGTACAACCGGGCGCTGCTGCTGGCCGGGGTGCAGCCGGTGTTCTCGGAGGTCAGCCTGCGCGGGATCCACGGCCGGCCGGGACGGGAGGTCGTGGGGCATCTGCGGCTCTACACCGCCCGCGCGCTGCGGGAGTTCGTGGCCGCGTCCGGCTTCGAGGTCGTACGCCTGGCGGGTGCGCCCTTCCACGGCGTACCGCGGGCGCTGCGGCCGTTCGACCGGCTGGCCTGTGCCAGGCCGTCGCTCGCGTCGATCCTGCTTCTGCACGCGCGGCGGACCTAG